The Gopherus flavomarginatus isolate rGopFla2 chromosome 25, rGopFla2.mat.asm, whole genome shotgun sequence genome has a segment encoding these proteins:
- the WNK4 gene encoding serine/threonine-protein kinase WNK4 isoform X4: MLMLHVAGPPAAGAMSQTEVDLSGCGIALEPGTPGRAAPLRSRGRESRRGSYRFNRRSSAELERLGYEGPPGSGPAGAQEARGDPQALQGAEPAARSGSGSESGGQTSSPPPPGQVSPRGAPPDESRRAQEENEEVETRAVATSPDGRFLKFDIEIGRGSFKTVYKGLDTETTVEVAWCELQTRKLSKAERQRFSEEVEMLKGLQHPNIVRFYDSWKSAIKGQICIVLVTELMTSGTLKTYLKRFKKMKLKVLQRWSRQILKGLHFLHTRSPPIIHRDLKCDNIFITGPTGSVKIGDLGLATLKRASFAKSVIGTPEFMAPEMYEEKYDEAVDVYAFGMCMLEMATSEYPYSECQNAAQIYRKVTSGMKPNSFYKVKVPELKEIIEGCIRMNKAERYTIQDLLEHSFFQEDTGVHVELAEEDDGVKSGLKLWLRMDDTKKLHGKYKDNNALEFLFELHKDVAEEVAQEMVTLGFVCEADYKLVAKAVRDRVVTIKRKREKLKRAQDELRHQEQEKQPGILPLLEELKCPPVPATPQASPATPGSGDSVFGGTFLPEPEEPEADQHQHFLYRHTSYSSTASDCETDGYLSSSGFVDSPDLSHCHSGTFSTRDPSSPPAAQSESCFPVSIAVSSPMEHLPSTPASEFSSPVDSYASDVASGLSDGCEGLSASEQNAKLPAKRASGKLLRRRARSRLRITNISDKSDRVVECQLQTYNNKMVTFKFDLDGDNPEEIAAVMVNNEFILQSEQDSFIRRIQDIIQRVETLLRKDGHGATRAAGSPQPESLSPSATSNGLPAELQLQDLSRSISASSLLSDLGCRSPGQSELAPVQPSLSGFPSENDLFSLADTPPGTQPVGLQPLLPAEPPGSPSAAAWSRPSSLTVPGLAPYPLPTSQSFPQTAGPGPQAGGSLLSTTPPRGGLGPLSPPMNSTVPTAPPWSPATSPLFSLAEMFSLAMMSMAQTLLPSVSLAAPPPGGPHAPALIPRPQSLYLGPAHFTSPGPAGQVEPAPHCSWTQEPTSTCVTGGWGPALPPQGLGRSGIGESPLASGRAPAAGALDSGLVSPCSPKPSSHLIVSESPAPGPAKARLSPINEEAKPQILGRFQVTTSKDPANSTLGQQSQSDSEQSGQEPWERAAGASSQPLVPSSSATEGSTSPDSDSVPDTPVQDPDELLAEEGTPVALAESDQERPGEGSAESPQQAMVSQVWMSYARSSSYLSSDETESEDEEIWEELQSLRQKHLSEVQTLQAVQKREIEDLYFRMGKQAPPGIVSPAAMLSSRQRRLSKGSFNPSRRNSLQRLELSQPTVTVLPAPIFMDYLSHAPAAMEGW; encoded by the exons atgctgATGCTCCACGTGGCCGGGCCCCCCGCGGCCGGAGCCATGTCCCAGACCGAGGTGGATCTGTCCGGCTGCGGCATCGCCCTGGAGCCGGGAACCCCCGGCCGGGCAGCCCCGCTCCGCAGCCGGGGGCGCGAGAGCCGCCGCGGCTCCTACAGGTTCAACCGGCGGAGCTCGGCCGAGCTGGAGCGGCTGGGCTACGAGGGGCCCCCGGGGTCCGGCCCGGCCGGGGCGCAGGAGGCGCGCGGGGACCCCCAGGCTCTCCAAGGCGCAGAGCCCGCGGcgcgctccggctcgggcagcgaGAGCGGCGGCCAGACGTCCTCGCCGCCGCCCCCCGGCCAGGTCTCCCCGCGCGGCGCCCCCCCGGACGAGAGCCGCCGGGCGCAGGAGGAGAACGAGGAGGTCGAGACCCGCGCCGTGGCCACCTCCCCGGACGGCCGGTTCCTCAAGTTCGACATCGAGATCGGCCGCGGCTCCTTCAAGACGGTGTACAAAGGGCTGGACACCGAGACCACCGTGGAGGTGGCCTGGTGCGAGCTGCAG ACCCGGAAGCTGTCGAAGGCTGAACGGCAGCGCTTCAGCGAGGAGGTGGAGATGCTGAAGGGCCTGCAGCATCCCAATATTGTCCGCTTCTACGACTCCTGGAAGTCAGCCATCAAGGGCCAGATCTGCATCGTGTTGGTCACTGAGCTCATGACCTCGGGCACCCTGAAAAC CTACCTGAAGCGCTTCAAGAAGATGAAGCTGAAGGTCCTGCAGCGCTGGAGCCGGCAGATCCTCAAGGGGCTGCACTTCCTGCACACGCGCTCGCCCCCCATCATCCATCGCGACCTCAAGTGCGACAACATCTTCATCACGGGCCCCACCGGCTCCGTCAAGATCGGGGACCTGGGCCTGGCCACGCTCAAGCGGGCCTCCTTCGCCAAGAGCGTCATAG gcaCCCCAGAGTTCATGGCCCCTGAGATGTACGAGGAGAAGTACGACGAGGCGGTGGATGTCTATGCCTTCGGCATGTGCATGCTGGAGATGGCCACCTCGGAGTACCCCTACTCAGAGTGCCAGAACGCCGCCCAGATCTACCGCAAGGTCACTTCG GGCATGAAACCCAACAGCTTCTACAAGGTGAAGGTGCCCGAGCTGAAGGAAATCATTGAGGGCTGCATCCGCATGAACAAGGCTGAGAG gtacaccatccaggacctgctGGAGCACTCCTTCTTCCAGGAGGACACGGGGGTGCACGTGGAGCTGGCCGAGGAGGACGACGGGGTCAAGTCCGGCCTCAAGCTCTGGCTGCGCATGGAcgacactaagaaactgcacggCAAGTACAAGGACAACAACGCCCTCGAGTTCCTCTTTGAGCTGCACAAGGACGTGGCCGAGGAGGTGGCCCAGGAGATG GTGACCCTGGGCTTTGTGTGTGAGGCGGACTACAAGCTGGTGGCCAAGGCAGTGCGGGACCGTGTGGTCACCATCAAACGCAAGCGGGAGAAGTTGAAGCGGGCGCAGGATGAGCTGCGGCACCAGGAGCAGGAGAAGCAGCCGGGCATCCTGCCCCTGCTGGAGGAGCTGAAGTGCCCCCCGGTGcctgccaccccccaggcctcACCGGCCACACCTGGCTCCGGGGACTCTGTCTTTGGGGGCACCTTCCTCCCGGAGCCCGAGGAGCCTGAGGCAGATCAGCACCAGCACTTCCTGTATCGGCACACCAGCTACTCCTCCACCGCCT CTGACTGCGAGACGGACGGGTACCTGAGCTCCTCTGGGTTCGTGGACTCGCCAGACCTGTCCCACTGCCACTCAGGCACCTTCTCCACCAGGGACCCTTCCAGCCCACCAGCTGCCCAGTCAGAGAGCTGCTTCCCTGTG AGCATCGCAGTGAGCTCGCCCATGGAGCACCTGCCGTCTACCCCGGCCAGCGAGTTCTCTTCCCCAGTGGACAG CTACGCGTCGGACGTGGCATCTGGCCTGAGCGATGGCTGCGAAGGGCTCTCGGCCAGCGAGCAGAACGCCAAGCTGCCGGCCAAGCGGGCCTCGGGGAAGCTGCTACGGCGCCGAGCCAGGTCGAGGCTGCGCATCACCAAC atCTCGGATAAGAGCGACCGGGTGGTGGAGTGCCAGCTGCAGACCTACAACAACAAGATGGTGACCTTCAAGTTCGACCTGGACGGGGACAACCCGGAGGAGATTGCGGCCGTCATG GTCAATAATGAGTTCATCCTCCAGTCGGAGCAGGACAGCTTCATCCGTCGAATCCAGGACATCATCCAGCGCGTGGAGACCCTGCTGCGCAAGGACGGGCATGGTGCCACCAGGGCGGCTGGCAGCCCGCAGCCTGAGAGCCTGTCACCCTCTGCCACCAGCAACGGCCTTCCG gcggagctgcagctgcaggaTCTCTCGCGCTCCATCTCAGCCTCGTCCTTGCTCAGCG ACTTGGGCTGCAGGAGCCCAGGCCAGTCGGAGCTGGCTCCGGTCCAGCCCTCGCTCAGTGGCTTCCCCTCTGAAAACGACCTCTTCAGCCTCGCAGACACCCCGCCAGGGACCCAGCCCGTTGGGCTACAGCCTCTGCTCCCAGCAGAACCGCCAG GTTCTCCCAGTGCAGCTGCGTGGAGTAGGCCCTCCTCCTTGACGGTGCCTGGCCTGGCCCCGTACCCGCTGCCAACATCCCAGTCTTTCCCACAGACTGCCGGAcccgggccccaggctgggggctcCCTGCTGTCCACCACACCACCCAGGGGAGGCCTGGGCCCCCTGAGCCCACCCATGAACAGCACTGTACCCACTGCGCCCCCCTGGTCTCCTGCCACCTCCCCCTTGTTCTCGCTGGCTGAGATGTTCTCCCTGGCAATGATGAGCATGGCCCAGACGCTGCTGCCGTCCGTCTCCTTGGCTGCCCCCCCGCCGGGAGGGCCCCATGCCCCTGCACTGATACCTCGCCCGCAGTCGCTGTACCTGGGGCCGGCACACTTCACCTCCCCTGGCCCTGCGGGCCAGGTGGAGCCAGCCCCACACTGCAGTTGGACCCAGGAGCCCACCAGCACCTGCGTCACAGGGGGCTGGggccctgctcttccccctcagGGCCTGGGAAGAAGCGGCATCGGGGAGAGTCCGCTGGCATCGGGGAGAGCTCCTGCTGCAGGGGCGCTGGATAGCGGCTTG GTATCACCCTGCTCCCCGAAACCCAGCAGCCACCTGATCGTCTCAGAGTCGCCCGCCCCTGGCCCAGCCAAGGCCCGGCTGTCCCCCATCAACGAAG AAGCCAAGCCCCAGATTCTGGGTAGATTCCAGGTGACCACATCCAAGGACCCAGCCAACagcaccctggggcagcagagccaGAGTGACAGTGAGCAGAGTGGCCAGGAGCCCTGGGAGCGGGCGGCTGGTGCCTCCTCTCAGCCCTTGGTGCCCAGCTCCTCCGCCACAGAGGGCAGCACGAGCCCCGACTCGGACTCTGTCCCTGACACCCCGGTGCAGGACCCCGACGAGCTGCTGGCCGAGGAGGGGACGCCGGTGGCGCTGGCGGAGAGCGACCAGGAGAGGCCTGgggagggcagtgctgagagcccTCAGCAGGCCATGGTGAGCCAGGTGTGGATGAGCTACGCGCGCAGCTCGTCCTACCTGAGCAGCGACGAGACGGAGAGCGAGGACGAGGAGATCTgggaggagctgcagagcctgcgCCAGAA GCACCTCTCTGAAGTGCAGACACTGCAGGCTGTGCAGAAGAGGGAGATTGAGGATCTGTACTTCCGGATGGGGAAGCAGGCCCCCCCGGGCATCGTCTCCCCAGCTGCCATGCTCTCCAGCCGCCAGAGACGCCTCTCCAAGGGCAGCTTCAACCCGTCCCGGCGCAACAGCCTCCAGCGTCTGGAGCTCTCGCAGCCCACAG taACCGTCCTGCCAGCACCGATTTTCATGGACTACCTCAGCCATGCACCAGCTGCCATGGAGGGGTGGTGA
- the WNK4 gene encoding serine/threonine-protein kinase WNK4 isoform X2 translates to MLMLHVAGPPAAGAMSQTEVDLSGCGIALEPGTPGRAAPLRSRGRESRRGSYRFNRRSSAELERLGYEGPPGSGPAGAQEARGDPQALQGAEPAARSGSGSESGGQTSSPPPPGQVSPRGAPPDESRRAQEENEEVETRAVATSPDGRFLKFDIEIGRGSFKTVYKGLDTETTVEVAWCELQTRKLSKAERQRFSEEVEMLKGLQHPNIVRFYDSWKSAIKGQICIVLVTELMTSGTLKTYLKRFKKMKLKVLQRWSRQILKGLHFLHTRSPPIIHRDLKCDNIFITGPTGSVKIGDLGLATLKRASFAKSVIGTPEFMAPEMYEEKYDEAVDVYAFGMCMLEMATSEYPYSECQNAAQIYRKVTSGMKPNSFYKVKVPELKEIIEGCIRMNKAERYTIQDLLEHSFFQEDTGVHVELAEEDDGVKSGLKLWLRMDDTKKLHGKYKDNNALEFLFELHKDVAEEVAQEMVTLGFVCEADYKLVAKAVRDRVVTIKRKREKLKRAQDELRHQEQEKQPGILPLLEELKCPPVPATPQASPATPGSGDSVFGGTFLPEPEEPEADQHQHFLYRHTSYSSTASDCETDGYLSSSGFVDSPDLSHCHSGTFSTRDPSSPPAAQSESCFPVSIAVSSPMEHLPSTPASEFSSPVDSYASDVASGLSDGCEGLSASEQNAKLPAKRASGKLLRRRARSRLRITNISDKSDRVVECQLQTYNNKMVTFKFDLDGDNPEEIAAVMVNNEFILQSEQDSFIRRIQDIIQRVETLLRKDGHGATRAAGSPQPESLSPSATSNGLPAELQLQDLSRSISASSLLSDLGCRSPGQSELAPVQPSLSGFPSENDLFSLADTPPGTQPVGLQPLLPAEPPGSPSAAAWSRPSSLTVPGLAPYPLPTSQSFPQTAGPGPQAGGSLLSTTPPRGGLGPLSPPMNSTVPTAPPWSPATSPLFSLAEMFSLAMMSMAQTLLPSVSLAAPPPGGPHAPALIPRPQSLYLGPAHFTSPGPAGQVEPAPHCSWTQEPTSTCVTGGWGPALPPQGLGRSGIGESPLASGRAPAAGALDSGLVSPCSPKPSSHLIVSESPAPGPAKARLSPINEEAKPQILGRFQVTTSKDPANSTLGQQSQSDSEQSGQEPWERAAGASSQPLVPSSSATEGSTSPDSDSVPDTPVQDPDELLAEEGTPVALAESDQERPGEGSAESPQQAMVSQVWMSYARSSSYLSSDETESEDEEIWEELQSLRQKHLSEVQTLQAVQKREIEDLYFRMGKQAPPGIVSPAAMLSSRQRRLSKGSFNPSRRNSLQRLELSQPTGIMRRNSLSGSSTGSQEQRPSRGVTFAGDLSRM, encoded by the exons atgctgATGCTCCACGTGGCCGGGCCCCCCGCGGCCGGAGCCATGTCCCAGACCGAGGTGGATCTGTCCGGCTGCGGCATCGCCCTGGAGCCGGGAACCCCCGGCCGGGCAGCCCCGCTCCGCAGCCGGGGGCGCGAGAGCCGCCGCGGCTCCTACAGGTTCAACCGGCGGAGCTCGGCCGAGCTGGAGCGGCTGGGCTACGAGGGGCCCCCGGGGTCCGGCCCGGCCGGGGCGCAGGAGGCGCGCGGGGACCCCCAGGCTCTCCAAGGCGCAGAGCCCGCGGcgcgctccggctcgggcagcgaGAGCGGCGGCCAGACGTCCTCGCCGCCGCCCCCCGGCCAGGTCTCCCCGCGCGGCGCCCCCCCGGACGAGAGCCGCCGGGCGCAGGAGGAGAACGAGGAGGTCGAGACCCGCGCCGTGGCCACCTCCCCGGACGGCCGGTTCCTCAAGTTCGACATCGAGATCGGCCGCGGCTCCTTCAAGACGGTGTACAAAGGGCTGGACACCGAGACCACCGTGGAGGTGGCCTGGTGCGAGCTGCAG ACCCGGAAGCTGTCGAAGGCTGAACGGCAGCGCTTCAGCGAGGAGGTGGAGATGCTGAAGGGCCTGCAGCATCCCAATATTGTCCGCTTCTACGACTCCTGGAAGTCAGCCATCAAGGGCCAGATCTGCATCGTGTTGGTCACTGAGCTCATGACCTCGGGCACCCTGAAAAC CTACCTGAAGCGCTTCAAGAAGATGAAGCTGAAGGTCCTGCAGCGCTGGAGCCGGCAGATCCTCAAGGGGCTGCACTTCCTGCACACGCGCTCGCCCCCCATCATCCATCGCGACCTCAAGTGCGACAACATCTTCATCACGGGCCCCACCGGCTCCGTCAAGATCGGGGACCTGGGCCTGGCCACGCTCAAGCGGGCCTCCTTCGCCAAGAGCGTCATAG gcaCCCCAGAGTTCATGGCCCCTGAGATGTACGAGGAGAAGTACGACGAGGCGGTGGATGTCTATGCCTTCGGCATGTGCATGCTGGAGATGGCCACCTCGGAGTACCCCTACTCAGAGTGCCAGAACGCCGCCCAGATCTACCGCAAGGTCACTTCG GGCATGAAACCCAACAGCTTCTACAAGGTGAAGGTGCCCGAGCTGAAGGAAATCATTGAGGGCTGCATCCGCATGAACAAGGCTGAGAG gtacaccatccaggacctgctGGAGCACTCCTTCTTCCAGGAGGACACGGGGGTGCACGTGGAGCTGGCCGAGGAGGACGACGGGGTCAAGTCCGGCCTCAAGCTCTGGCTGCGCATGGAcgacactaagaaactgcacggCAAGTACAAGGACAACAACGCCCTCGAGTTCCTCTTTGAGCTGCACAAGGACGTGGCCGAGGAGGTGGCCCAGGAGATG GTGACCCTGGGCTTTGTGTGTGAGGCGGACTACAAGCTGGTGGCCAAGGCAGTGCGGGACCGTGTGGTCACCATCAAACGCAAGCGGGAGAAGTTGAAGCGGGCGCAGGATGAGCTGCGGCACCAGGAGCAGGAGAAGCAGCCGGGCATCCTGCCCCTGCTGGAGGAGCTGAAGTGCCCCCCGGTGcctgccaccccccaggcctcACCGGCCACACCTGGCTCCGGGGACTCTGTCTTTGGGGGCACCTTCCTCCCGGAGCCCGAGGAGCCTGAGGCAGATCAGCACCAGCACTTCCTGTATCGGCACACCAGCTACTCCTCCACCGCCT CTGACTGCGAGACGGACGGGTACCTGAGCTCCTCTGGGTTCGTGGACTCGCCAGACCTGTCCCACTGCCACTCAGGCACCTTCTCCACCAGGGACCCTTCCAGCCCACCAGCTGCCCAGTCAGAGAGCTGCTTCCCTGTG AGCATCGCAGTGAGCTCGCCCATGGAGCACCTGCCGTCTACCCCGGCCAGCGAGTTCTCTTCCCCAGTGGACAG CTACGCGTCGGACGTGGCATCTGGCCTGAGCGATGGCTGCGAAGGGCTCTCGGCCAGCGAGCAGAACGCCAAGCTGCCGGCCAAGCGGGCCTCGGGGAAGCTGCTACGGCGCCGAGCCAGGTCGAGGCTGCGCATCACCAAC atCTCGGATAAGAGCGACCGGGTGGTGGAGTGCCAGCTGCAGACCTACAACAACAAGATGGTGACCTTCAAGTTCGACCTGGACGGGGACAACCCGGAGGAGATTGCGGCCGTCATG GTCAATAATGAGTTCATCCTCCAGTCGGAGCAGGACAGCTTCATCCGTCGAATCCAGGACATCATCCAGCGCGTGGAGACCCTGCTGCGCAAGGACGGGCATGGTGCCACCAGGGCGGCTGGCAGCCCGCAGCCTGAGAGCCTGTCACCCTCTGCCACCAGCAACGGCCTTCCG gcggagctgcagctgcaggaTCTCTCGCGCTCCATCTCAGCCTCGTCCTTGCTCAGCG ACTTGGGCTGCAGGAGCCCAGGCCAGTCGGAGCTGGCTCCGGTCCAGCCCTCGCTCAGTGGCTTCCCCTCTGAAAACGACCTCTTCAGCCTCGCAGACACCCCGCCAGGGACCCAGCCCGTTGGGCTACAGCCTCTGCTCCCAGCAGAACCGCCAG GTTCTCCCAGTGCAGCTGCGTGGAGTAGGCCCTCCTCCTTGACGGTGCCTGGCCTGGCCCCGTACCCGCTGCCAACATCCCAGTCTTTCCCACAGACTGCCGGAcccgggccccaggctgggggctcCCTGCTGTCCACCACACCACCCAGGGGAGGCCTGGGCCCCCTGAGCCCACCCATGAACAGCACTGTACCCACTGCGCCCCCCTGGTCTCCTGCCACCTCCCCCTTGTTCTCGCTGGCTGAGATGTTCTCCCTGGCAATGATGAGCATGGCCCAGACGCTGCTGCCGTCCGTCTCCTTGGCTGCCCCCCCGCCGGGAGGGCCCCATGCCCCTGCACTGATACCTCGCCCGCAGTCGCTGTACCTGGGGCCGGCACACTTCACCTCCCCTGGCCCTGCGGGCCAGGTGGAGCCAGCCCCACACTGCAGTTGGACCCAGGAGCCCACCAGCACCTGCGTCACAGGGGGCTGGggccctgctcttccccctcagGGCCTGGGAAGAAGCGGCATCGGGGAGAGTCCGCTGGCATCGGGGAGAGCTCCTGCTGCAGGGGCGCTGGATAGCGGCTTG GTATCACCCTGCTCCCCGAAACCCAGCAGCCACCTGATCGTCTCAGAGTCGCCCGCCCCTGGCCCAGCCAAGGCCCGGCTGTCCCCCATCAACGAAG AAGCCAAGCCCCAGATTCTGGGTAGATTCCAGGTGACCACATCCAAGGACCCAGCCAACagcaccctggggcagcagagccaGAGTGACAGTGAGCAGAGTGGCCAGGAGCCCTGGGAGCGGGCGGCTGGTGCCTCCTCTCAGCCCTTGGTGCCCAGCTCCTCCGCCACAGAGGGCAGCACGAGCCCCGACTCGGACTCTGTCCCTGACACCCCGGTGCAGGACCCCGACGAGCTGCTGGCCGAGGAGGGGACGCCGGTGGCGCTGGCGGAGAGCGACCAGGAGAGGCCTGgggagggcagtgctgagagcccTCAGCAGGCCATGGTGAGCCAGGTGTGGATGAGCTACGCGCGCAGCTCGTCCTACCTGAGCAGCGACGAGACGGAGAGCGAGGACGAGGAGATCTgggaggagctgcagagcctgcgCCAGAA GCACCTCTCTGAAGTGCAGACACTGCAGGCTGTGCAGAAGAGGGAGATTGAGGATCTGTACTTCCGGATGGGGAAGCAGGCCCCCCCGGGCATCGTCTCCCCAGCTGCCATGCTCTCCAGCCGCCAGAGACGCCTCTCCAAGGGCAGCTTCAACCCGTCCCGGCGCAACAGCCTCCAGCGTCTGGAGCTCTCGCAGCCCACAG GGATCATGCGCAGGAACTCGCTGAGTGGCAGCAGTACCGGCTCGCAGGAGCAGCGGCCGAGCAGAGGTGTGACATTCGCTGGAGACCTCAGCCGAATG taA